From the genome of Eucalyptus grandis isolate ANBG69807.140 chromosome 2, ASM1654582v1, whole genome shotgun sequence, one region includes:
- the LOC104423724 gene encoding early light-induced protein 1, chloroplastic: protein MASTILMHSVPVSPRTVVDISSRKSVVRGLFPASNSPRLSPRGGLHVRCMAKESKPDLNPSPKLKSKVSTGFTDVFAFSGPAPERINGRLAMIGFVAAIAVELSKGQDLFAQISEGGIPWFIGTSILLSVASLVPLLQGVTVESKSDGVMTSNAELWNGRLAMLGLVALAFTEFVKGGALV, encoded by the exons ATGGCCTCGACAATCCTGATGCACTCGGTCCCTGTGAGTCCTAGGACTGTGGTCGACATTAGTTCCAGGAAATCTGTTGTGAGAGGGCTCTTCCCTGCCAGCAATAGTCCTAGACTGTCTCCTCGAGGTGGCTTGCATGTGAGGTGTATGGCTAAG GAGAGCAAGCCGGATCTGAACCCATCCCCGAAATTGAAATCAAAG GTGAGCACCGGCTTTACCGATGTGTTCGCATTCAGTGGACCGGCACCAGAGAGGATCAATGGCAGACTCGCAATGATTGGCTTCGTGGCAGCCATTGCGGTTGAATTGTCTAAAGGCCAGGATTTGTTCGCTCAGATCAGTGAAGGTGGCATCCCGTGGTTCATAGGGACGAGCATTCTGCTCTCGGTCGCTTCTCTTGTTCCGCTGCTTCAAGGAGTCACGGTTGAGTCGAAGTCTGATGGGGTGATGACTTCCAATGCCGAGTTGTGGAATGGAAGGTTGGCGATGTTGGGACTAGTTGCGTTGGCCTTCACCGAATTTGTTAAGGGAGGAGCACTTGTGTAG
- the LOC104432271 gene encoding early light-induced protein 1, chloroplastic-like, with product MASTILMHSITASPRTAINISSRISVLRGLFPANRSPRLAPRGGLRVRCMAEESKPDLNPSPKLKSKVSTDFTDVFAFSGPAPERINGRLAMIGFVAAIAVELSKGQDLSDQISGGGIPWFIGTSILLSVASLVPLLQGVTAESKSDGLMTSDAELWNGRFAMLGLVALAFTEYVKGGILV from the exons ATGGCCTCAACAATCCTGATGCACTCGATCACTGCGAGTCCTAGGACCGCAATCAACATTAGCTCCAGGATATCTGTTCTGAGAGGACTCTTCCCTGCCAACCGTAGTCCTAGATTGGCTCCACGAGGTGGCTTGCGTGTGAGGTGTATGGCCGAG GAGAGCAAGCCGGATCTGAACCCATCCCCGAAATTGAAATCAAAG GTTAGCACCGACTTCACAGATGTGTTTGCATTCAGTGGACCAGCGCCAGAGAGGATCAATGGCAGACTCGCAATGATAGGCTTTGTGGCGGCCATTGCGGTGGAACTGTCTAAAGGCCAGGACTTGTCTGATCAGATCAGTGGAGGTGGTATTCCGTGGTTCATAGGGACGAGCATTCTGCTCTCGGTTGCATCTCTCGTTCCGCTGCTTCAAGGAGTCACGGCTGAGTCAAAGTCTGACGGGTTGATGACTTCTGATGCTGAGTTGTGGAACGGAAGGTTTGCAATGTTGGGACTAGTTGCGTTGGCCTTCACTGAATATGTTAAGGGAGGAATACTTGTGTAG